The segment CCGGGAAGTCACGCGAGATGCGGGCTAGGAACGCTCCGAGCCTCCTGAACGTCCTGCGGCTGATCTCGCCGACCCTGATGCCGGGAAAGAGGACGTCCCAGGCGCCCAGCTCTCCCATCCGCCTCGCGGCCGCCCACGGGTACCTCTCGCTGAAGGAGAGTTCCAGCTCGCTACGAAGCCTGTATCCCGACAGCCGCACCAGGAGCCCTCCCCGAATGCAGCCTCGCACCAGGCGAAGGGTGTTGTCCTCCATCGCCAGACCGAGGCGCTGTTCGAGCCTCACTGCCCGTATCACCCTGGTCGGGTCCTCGACGAAACTCAGGTTGTGAAGGGTCTTCAACGTCTTTCGCTTCAGGTCCATCCTGCCGCCGAAGTAGTCGACAAGGACGCCCCTGGTGGTAGGGTTGATGGAGACGGCCATCGCGTTGACCGTGAAGTCCCTTCGGTACAGGTCGTGCTTCAGCGAGCCGCTGAAGACCTTCGGCTGGGCCACTGGAAACTCGTAGAACTCCCTCCTGGCCGTAGCCACGTCCACCTTCACCCCGCCGAAGGAGATGGTCCCCGTCCTGTACCTCTCGTGAACAGACGCCCTGAATCCATCCTTTTCGAAGCTCTTTAGCAGGCGGACGGCGTCCCCCTCGACGACAATATCGAGGTCGAGGTTCTCCCTGCTCAGCAGGAGATCGCGGACGATACCGCCAACGATGAAGGCGCGCATTCCAAGCTGCTCCGCCCTGCCCCCGATCGCGGCCAGCACGTCCTTCTGCCGCTGGGAGAGCTGTTCGTCCATCAGAGGGGAGATATCCTCCATCCAGGGCAGCTCGGGAGCGGTCTTTCTCTCCTCCGCCGATAGGTACAGAGGGTAGAGGGCCTTCACCAGGTCCGTCCTGGTGATTATCCCTACTATTCGCCCCTCGTCCACCACGGGAAGCCGCCCTATGCTGTGCATGACGAACAGCCGGTGGGCCTCCCTGATTGAGGCGCCGCGAGGCACGGTCATTATCCCCTCGGTCATGAACTCCCTGATAAGGGTCTTTCCAAAGCCGTGGAGGTGGGCCTTGTCCAGGTCCTTCCTGGTGATCATCCCCAGTATGTTCTTCCCTCTGACCACGGGAAGGGCCGAGTGTCCGTACCTGAGCATGATCCTGTACGCGTCGTCCACCAGCGAGTCGGGCGGAACCGCCATCACGGGCGACGACATTATGTCACCTGCTGTGATGGAAGGCTTTATCGCCTTCGAGAGGAGCTGCTCCATCTCCTTGACGAGCGGCATGGGCTTGACGTTCTGCAGTGTTACGGACGCCGCCTGCGGGTGTCCGCCTCCCCCCATCGGCGCGAGGAATGCGGCCATGTCGAGCACGTCCTCGTAGCTGCGCCCGACGAGGTACGTCCTCGTGTCCATCTTGACAGCGGCTATGGCTACATCCGCCTCGAAGTAGTCCCTCAGGCGGTGGACGAAGAGGGATAGCCCGTCGACGTATACGGGGGACGTGACAGCGGAGAAGACGGTCTTCGCCCCGTTGATGAAGCGTTCCCAGGCGTTCTCCACCAACGAGTCCAGCAGACGCCTCTCCGGGGGGGAAAGGGACATCTCGATGAAGGAGGGGATCGACGCAATGTCGCCGCCCATCTCCTTCAGGCGCGAAACTGCGGCGAAGTCCCTGGCGGTCGTGCCACCGAAAGTAAGCCCACCGGTGTCCTCGTAGATCCCGGTGGCGAAGAGGGTAGCCTCGTGAGGCGCTATCGGTATCCCCTTCTCGAGAAGTATCTCGACCATCAGGGTGGTGCATGCGCCGAGCGGCTCTATAACGATCTTTTCCCCGTCGATGTCGTCCTTGGACGGCGGGTGATGATCGTACACGTGCACTGCGATGCTCTTCTTCCCGAGCAGAGCCGCGAATGGTCCGATCCTCGAGCGAGACCTTGCGTCCACGACCACGAGCATGGTGACCTCGTCGAACTTGATCTTCCTGGGAGTCAGGACGGTCCAGCGGGACGCGTTCTTCTTCAGGAAGTCCCTCACCGTGCGCGACGCGGACCCGGCCAGGCAGAGCTTGGCGCCCGGGTAGAGCTTGGACGCCGCCACCATGCTTGCGAGGGAGTCGAAGTCGTTGCCCACGTGGCTGGTTATGACTATCAAGGCGACAGGGCCCCCAGCACGGCCAATCTGTCGGGCCAGCTCATTCGTCGGATACTATCCACGCGGGGCCGATGCGTTCCCTCACGGGGAGGCAGAAGGGCGAACTTGCTCTCGAGAGTGAGAAACTCGAGGATCCAGACGCTCCTTCCCCGCCCCGGCATCTCGGCGTCGCGGAGCAGGGGCTCGGCGCCGAGCCCCTTGTACGTCAATCGCCCGCAGTAGTCGTCTGCGTCCTTCCTGCAGTCGAAGACCATCGAACAGCGAACTATCCCGCTCGCCTTCTTAAAAAGCGCCCCGAGCTCCTCGCCCCGTGCCAAGAGTTCGTCTAATGACCCAGAGTTCTCGACAACGTAGTCAGCCAGACGTTTCTTTTCGTCGGTGGGGAGCAGGAACCGCTCTCGCCTGGTGATCTCGTCCGCGTTCCACCCTCGAGCCCTGTTTCTCTCGGCCCGCCTGTCGGCGGGCGCGGCGACGTATACGCTGAGGTCAATCCACCAGGGCAGCCCTCCCTCGAACAGCAGAGGGATCTCCGCCACAACCCAGCCCTCGAGAGAAGCCGCTGCCCTCTCCATCTCTATCCTGACGGCGGGATGGACCAAGTCGCACAGATTGCGATACTCGACCGGGCTGGAGAAAGCCGCGTCGGCGATTATCGAGTGGACGACGGCGCCCTTTTCGTCGACAACGCCCTCCCCCCACAGGGAGACAGCCCTCTTGACCGTCTCGGGGCGGCGCCAGATAGAGCGGACGATCTCGTCCGCGTCGATGACCGACGCCCCCATCCCCCTCCAGCAGGCGGTCAGGGTGGACTTACCAGCCCCAACGTCTCCTGTTACCGCCGAAACCAGCATATGGGCACTCCTCCTCGCCCCTGTCCTCAACGACCTTGAACTTGTCCGGAACCTCCCACAGAAAGCGCGACAGACCGTTGCGAAGGGTCGCGCCGAACAGGCGGCGGGAGCGAGCGCCGGACAGGTACAGCCGCTCCTCCGCCCTGGTCATGCCCACGTAACACAGCCTCCGCTCCTCCTCCATGCTCTCTCTGTCATCCATGCACTTGGAGTGCGGAAAGACCGACTCCTCCATCCCCACCAGGAAGACCACGGGGAACTCAAGCCCCTTGGCGGCGTGCAGGGTGAGCAGGTTGACCGCGGCACCATCCGCGAGGTCCATGCTCTCCAGGTCGGTGAAAAGAGCAGCCTCCGCCAGCATCTCCGCGAGGCTGCCGCCCGTCGGGACGATGGATCTGAGCTCCCGGATGTTCTCCGCTCTCTCCTCCCACCCCTCCGGATCTGCCTTCTGCAGCTCCGCCTCGTACCCGATGTTTTCGAGTATGTAGAGCAGTACCCTGTTCAAGTCCTCCGCCCTCCGCAGGATCTCCAGCATGTGACCGCCCAGCTGCCTGAAGCCCTCCCCCGCCCTGCCGCTGATCTCCTTCGAGGAGGACGCGGCGCTCCACAGCTCCTCGGGGTTTTCGCCCTCGAATGACTCGATGAAAGAGAGGACCTTCTCGAGCGATTTCTTCCCCAGGCCCCTTGCCGGAATGTTCGCTATGCGCGAGAGGGAGACCCGGTCCGACGGGTTCACGGCCGCCCGCATGAACGACAGCACGTCCTTGACCTCCTTGCGCTCGTAGAAGGCCGTCCCGCGGACCACGCGATAGGGCAGGCGTCCCTCAAGGAACTTCTGCTCGTAAACCCGGCTCATGGCGTTTATCCTGTACAACACCGCGACATCGCCAAAGCCGTACCCCTCCGTATCGTGAAGGCGGCGAATCTCCCGGACGAGGAAGTCGGCCTCGTCGTACTCGCTCCTGCCCAACAACACGTGTATCTTCTCCCCCATGCCGCGCGAGGTCCACAGGTTCTTCTTGCGGCGGGCGGAGTTGCCCCCTATCAGGTAGTTCGCGCCTCCCAGGATGTTGCCCGACGAACGGTAGTTCTGGTCGAGCACCACCACCTTCGCTGACGGAAAGTCCTTTTCGAAGTTCAGGATCATCCCCATGTCCGCCCCCCTCCAGCCATAGATCGACTGGTCTGGGTCGCCGACCACCATTATCCTTTCGCCGGCGCCCACGAGCCTGCGCAGAAGCAGGTACTGAAGCCTGTTGACGTCCTGGTACTCGTCTACGAGCACCCAGGACAGCCTCTCCTGTTCCTTCCGTCTTAGGTCCGGATCCTCAGTGAGCATCAGCAACGGAAGCAGCAGCAAGTCGTCGAAGTCGACCGCGTTCTGCCGCCTCAGCTCCTTGCCGTAAGCTGCGAATATATCCCCGTAGACCCCTTCCAGAAGTGGGGATTCCGCCCTGTTCTCGTTCTTGACTATCGATATCCTCTCAAGCACGGAGGGAGGCTCGAACTGCTTCTTGTCAAGCCCCAGGCTGTCAAGCACGTTCCTCACCAGCGAGCGGCTGTCGTTTCGGTCGAACACTGCGAACCCGTCGCGCAGCCCCACGGTCTGCAGGTGCGAGCGATTCCTGAACAGGAAGCGCAGCCCGAAGGAGTGGAAGGTGGACACCTGCATATCCCCTACCCCCTCTCCCAAAAGGGCCCTTACCCGCTCCTTCATCTCGTTGGCCGCCTTGTTCGTGAAGGTGACGGCGAGGAAATCCCACGGCCTCGCCCTCTCCGTTGCGATCAGGTAGGCGATCTTGTGGGCCAGGACGCGGGTCTTGCCGCTCCCGGCGCCCGCCAGCACCAGCAACGGGCCTTCGCAGTAACTAACCGCCTCCCTCTGGCGCGGGTTCAGCTTCTGAAGAAGCTCCCTCCGGCTTTCATCCAAGGCTGTCTCGCACCTCACGGGGAGATCAGCGGACATTCGCCTTCTTCTCCCTGGCCTTGAGCACCACGAAGTCGACCCAGTCCTTCACCCCTTCTCCCGACAGGGAGTTCAGCATAAACAGCGGCGCATCCGGGTTGAGCTTTCTTACATCCGAGTTGAACATCTCCATGTCAAACGAAAGATGAGGTAGAAGGTCGGTCTTCGTCAGGAGAATCGCCCTCGCCGAGGTGAACAGGTACGGATATTTCAACGGCTTGTCCGCCCCCTCCGGCGTGCTCAGCACCGCCACCTTGAAGTCCTCTCCCAGGTCGAACTCCACGGGGCAGACCATATTTCCGACGTTCTCTATGAAAAGCACGTCCAGAGTGTCCAGGGGCAGGGACTCCATCGCCTTTTCGACCACGTTCGCCTGGAGGTGGCACCCGCCCCTCGTGTTTATCTGCACCACGGGCACCCCCAGTCGCGCCATGCGCTCCGCGTCACGATCCGTCGCCAGGTCGCCCTCGATGACTGCCATCGAAAGGCCCGCCTGCAACGCCGTCCTCTCCAGCATCGTCGTCTTTCCGCTCCCGGGGGAGCCTATGATGTTCACCATGAGCAGCCCCATCCGAGCGTTCCTGTCCCTGATGGACGAGGCGAACTTCTCGTCCTCCGCCATCACCGACTGCTGAATAGTGACAACCTTATTCACAGCGCCTCAACCTCCACTGAATGAATTTCAAGCTCCATGCCCGTGACCGTCTCTCGCTTGAGCGACCCGCACGAGGGGCATGAAGCGCAATCCTCCGCCCAAGGCTCTCCGCACTCCCCGCACCTGTTGGTCAGCGGGACCTCCTCGATCTCAAGCGAAGCGTCCGAGAAGGGGGTATCCTTGACCAACGTCCCGAAGGCGAACTCCAGCATATCCGGAAAGACCTGGCGCAGAGCGCCGATGCGAAGGCGCACCCTCTTGACTCCGCTCCACCCCTCGTCCTCGTACATCTTCAACAGGGCCGAGACAATCGCCTCGGCCAGCGACAGTTCGTGCATCAAGCACCTCTTCTTATTGAGAGAAGGACCCTTTCGGGTCCTTCTCCGTCTCTTAGGGGCAATCCGGCGCGGCCGTCAGTCCGTTGGCTCCAGCAGGCCGTATCCCCCGTCCTTTCTCTTGTACACCACGTTCACTCCGCCGTACTCCGCGTTCTTGAACAGGAAGAACTCGTGCCCCAGCAGCTCCATCTGCATCGTAGCCTCTTTGGCGCTCATCGGACGCAGGGGGAAGCGCTTCACCCTAACGATGTCCTCCAC is part of the Synergistaceae bacterium genome and harbors:
- a CDS encoding UvrD-helicase domain-containing protein, with translation MSADLPVRCETALDESRRELLQKLNPRQREAVSYCEGPLLVLAGAGSGKTRVLAHKIAYLIATERARPWDFLAVTFTNKAANEMKERVRALLGEGVGDMQVSTFHSFGLRFLFRNRSHLQTVGLRDGFAVFDRNDSRSLVRNVLDSLGLDKKQFEPPSVLERISIVKNENRAESPLLEGVYGDIFAAYGKELRRQNAVDFDDLLLLPLLMLTEDPDLRRKEQERLSWVLVDEYQDVNRLQYLLLRRLVGAGERIMVVGDPDQSIYGWRGADMGMILNFEKDFPSAKVVVLDQNYRSSGNILGGANYLIGGNSARRKKNLWTSRGMGEKIHVLLGRSEYDEADFLVREIRRLHDTEGYGFGDVAVLYRINAMSRVYEQKFLEGRLPYRVVRGTAFYERKEVKDVLSFMRAAVNPSDRVSLSRIANIPARGLGKKSLEKVLSFIESFEGENPEELWSAASSSKEISGRAGEGFRQLGGHMLEILRRAEDLNRVLLYILENIGYEAELQKADPEGWEERAENIRELRSIVPTGGSLAEMLAEAALFTDLESMDLADGAAVNLLTLHAAKGLEFPVVFLVGMEESVFPHSKCMDDRESMEEERRLCYVGMTRAEERLYLSGARSRRLFGATLRNGLSRFLWEVPDKFKVVEDRGEEECPYAGFGGNRRRWGW
- a CDS encoding CBS domain-containing protein; protein product: MIVITSHVGNDFDSLASMVAASKLYPGAKLCLAGSASRTVRDFLKKNASRWTVLTPRKIKFDEVTMLVVVDARSRSRIGPFAALLGKKSIAVHVYDHHPPSKDDIDGEKIVIEPLGACTTLMVEILLEKGIPIAPHEATLFATGIYEDTGGLTFGGTTARDFAAVSRLKEMGGDIASIPSFIEMSLSPPERRLLDSLVENAWERFINGAKTVFSAVTSPVYVDGLSLFVHRLRDYFEADVAIAAVKMDTRTYLVGRSYEDVLDMAAFLAPMGGGGHPQAASVTLQNVKPMPLVKEMEQLLSKAIKPSITAGDIMSSPVMAVPPDSLVDDAYRIMLRYGHSALPVVRGKNILGMITRKDLDKAHLHGFGKTLIREFMTEGIMTVPRGASIREAHRLFVMHSIGRLPVVDEGRIVGIITRTDLVKALYPLYLSAEERKTAPELPWMEDISPLMDEQLSQRQKDVLAAIGGRAEQLGMRAFIVGGIVRDLLLSRENLDLDIVVEGDAVRLLKSFEKDGFRASVHERYRTGTISFGGVKVDVATARREFYEFPVAQPKVFSGSLKHDLYRRDFTVNAMAVSINPTTRGVLVDYFGGRMDLKRKTLKTLHNLSFVEDPTRVIRAVRLEQRLGLAMEDNTLRLVRGCIRGGLLVRLSGYRLRSELELSFSERYPWAAARRMGELGAWDVLFPGIRVGEISRRTFRRLGAFLARISRDFPDFKGRQWLAFFAALLVESPENTRIAALDRLHLSESERGLVVRCITGLRTAEHELGGRAGPPNSRIVAFLEGHAPVETLFWSAATERWRVRRRLLLYLARLHLVRPMMTGRELLELGYPPGPGIGEILRELRLLRLDEVLSTKEEERKYVLENFPLR
- the coaE gene encoding dephospho-CoA kinase (Dephospho-CoA kinase (CoaE) performs the final step in coenzyme A biosynthesis.) → MLVSAVTGDVGAGKSTLTACWRGMGASVIDADEIVRSIWRRPETVKRAVSLWGEGVVDEKGAVVHSIIADAAFSSPVEYRNLCDLVHPAVRIEMERAAASLEGWVVAEIPLLFEGGLPWWIDLSVYVAAPADRRAERNRARGWNADEITRRERFLLPTDEKKRLADYVVENSGSLDELLARGEELGALFKKASGIVRCSMVFDCRKDADDYCGRLTYKGLGAEPLLRDAEMPGRGRSVWILEFLTLESKFALLPPREGTHRPRVDSIRRMSWPDRLAVLGALSP
- a CDS encoding hydrogenase maturation nickel metallochaperone HypA is translated as MHELSLAEAIVSALLKMYEDEGWSGVKRVRLRIGALRQVFPDMLEFAFGTLVKDTPFSDASLEIEEVPLTNRCGECGEPWAEDCASCPSCGSLKRETVTGMELEIHSVEVEAL
- the hypB gene encoding hydrogenase nickel incorporation protein HypB, which translates into the protein MNKVVTIQQSVMAEDEKFASSIRDRNARMGLLMVNIIGSPGSGKTTMLERTALQAGLSMAVIEGDLATDRDAERMARLGVPVVQINTRGGCHLQANVVEKAMESLPLDTLDVLFIENVGNMVCPVEFDLGEDFKVAVLSTPEGADKPLKYPYLFTSARAILLTKTDLLPHLSFDMEMFNSDVRKLNPDAPLFMLNSLSGEGVKDWVDFVVLKAREKKANVR